The following are encoded together in the Thermomonas brevis genome:
- a CDS encoding TetR/AcrR family transcriptional regulator, whose protein sequence is MNTAKPPARKPAAAKPRRRAPGRPGADAPDQRASVLDAALACYVRKGIAATSLRDIAAEAGVTPALLHYYFGDKAQLLDAVVQERAMPVFALVRDRLLGAGDDVADLVAAFVHGIAEAVRLHPWWPQLWVREVLCEGGALRDLLTTRIAPDLARLVAARFAQAQAEGRLNADLDPRLLVPTLVGLTLFPAAGAPIWRQMFDAGDLGMDDVRRHALALLDRGLELKP, encoded by the coding sequence ATGAACACGGCCAAGCCCCCCGCAAGAAAGCCCGCCGCCGCGAAACCGCGCCGCCGCGCGCCCGGCCGGCCCGGCGCCGACGCGCCCGACCAGCGCGCCAGCGTGCTGGACGCGGCGCTGGCCTGCTACGTGCGCAAGGGCATCGCCGCGACCTCGCTGCGCGACATCGCGGCCGAGGCGGGCGTCACCCCGGCGCTGCTGCACTACTACTTCGGCGACAAGGCGCAGCTGCTGGACGCGGTGGTGCAGGAGCGCGCGATGCCGGTGTTCGCGCTGGTGCGCGACAGATTGCTGGGCGCGGGCGACGACGTGGCCGATCTCGTCGCCGCCTTCGTCCACGGCATCGCCGAGGCGGTGCGGCTGCATCCGTGGTGGCCGCAGCTTTGGGTGCGCGAGGTGTTGTGCGAAGGCGGCGCGCTGCGCGACCTGCTGACCACGCGGATCGCGCCCGACCTGGCACGGCTGGTGGCCGCGCGCTTCGCCCAGGCGCAGGCCGAAGGCCGCCTCAACGCAGACCTCGACCCGCGCCTGCTGGTGCCGACGCTGGTCGGGCTGACCCTATTTCCCGCCGCCGGCGCGCCGATCTGGCGGCAGATGTTCGACGCCGGCGACCTCGGCATGGACGACGTGCGCCGGCATGCGCTGGCGCTGCTGGATCGCGGACTGGAGCTGAAGCCATGA